A genomic segment from Malus domestica chromosome 05, GDT2T_hap1 encodes:
- the LOC114824742 gene encoding uncharacterized protein, with translation MLEAKSLSKAVVPSSLIENPSPGSLQSTRLALHVAEDCSSCWVYIASGCQIYKLQIPLEESLVGEGKEGLLIPVLREVMDSFMVNRCPHRSEIQSMVLAETESNDYSMLGTVDSYGHFIVSKLDTTGEERLTYSVLPRDCGIGESGWAGLSFSPAQWSTAAVARSFCKTIDVYDQDIHVRTLCTLWYPSSLNFITCSHYGNEGSILAITEGSQLTIWDLRMKENGGCLQRICGSLGDAFYAVCCSSTGNVAVGGADRTVTIYDPRRWSSLSRWVHCSKYEITGLAFSSVDSNYIYVQGVDYEVLCGQWKDSSKLFSFRGDSNWLGFSKCQNRDLLGGWCDSGSIFVADVVAKEKETNAPTCSSSGSPGARST, from the exons ATGCTGGAGGCGAAGAGTCTGAGCAAGGCAGTAGTGCCGTCTTCCCTCATAGAGAATCCTTCTCCTGGTAGTCTCCAGTCCACTCGCCTGGCTCTCCAT GTTGCCGAGGACTGCTCCTCGTGTTGGGTCTACATCGCCTCCGGCTGCCAAATTTATAAGCTTCAG ATTCCATTGGAAGAGTCTCTGGTCGGTGAAGGGAAAGAAGGCCTTCTGATTCCTGTACTCAGGGAG GTTATGGATTCTTTTATGGTTAACCGCTGCCCTCATCGTTCTGAAATTCAGAGTATGGTGCTTGCTGAAACAGAGA GCAATGACTATTCAATGTTGGGAACTGTGGATTCTTATGGTCactttattgtatcaaaactaGATACTACTGGTGAAG AGCGACTTACTTATTCAGTATTGCCTCGTGATTGTGGCATTGGAGAAAGTGGTTGGGCAGGGCTTTCCTTCAGTCCTGCACAATGGTCTACG GCAGCCGTTGCGCGTAGCTTCTGCAAAACCATTGATGTTTATGACCAGGATATTCATGTCAGGACATTGTGTAC ACTTTGGTATCCGTCATCATTGAACTTCATAACATGTTCACATTATGGAAATGAGGGTTCTATATTAGCAATCACAGAAGGTTCCCAG CTGACTATATGGGACTTGAGAATGAAAGAAAATGGTGGCTGTCTACAACGAATATGTGGTTCCCTTGGTGATGCCTTTTATGCTGTGTGCTGTTCTTCAACTGGGAATGTTGCAGTCGGAGGAGCTGATCGTACAGTGACAATCTACGATCCTCGCAG ATGGTCATCATTATCAAGATGGGTGCACTGCTCCAAATATGAG ATAACTGGGCTTGCTTTCTCTTCAGTTGACTCCAACTACATCTACGTACAAGGGGTTGACTATGAG GTCTTATGTGGACAGTGGAAAGATAGCAGtaagttattttcatttagaGGAGACTCAAATTGGCTTGGTTTTAGCAAG TGCCAAAATAGGGATCTTCTAGGTGGATGGTGCGACTCTGGTAGTATCTTTGTGGCCGATGTTGTAGCTAAAGAGAAGGAAACAAACGCACCGACGTGTTCTTCCAGTGGATCTCCTGGCGCTCGTTCAACTTAA
- the LOC139196345 gene encoding uncharacterized protein: MTTQPGTNWTLLEDVALCTSWVQVTHDSITGNEMQLREMWSLIHTNYLEKMGGQRTKESMSSRWKLLSQSFSTWRDALAQASGNLRSGENLTDQELQAQAWYGAKTKSKNKTFTRFECWNIVKDCPKFRVVHVGPEVFMNSTPLHSTPEHASHDHDEDDEEVPETPPVEQASGSTRYPIRPQGKKASKRKGNASKNDYAKYMEDLARQGELNLARKMAKFEADKAREDAKAAAFERKFEADERERELLRQEREHRREERMAERDRDIMKEPLEGKSPDSKYFWKSEKADVLRRRRAREARARGDGPSTTREDYPSMTREDHPSTTNWLGDGYHPFTNP, encoded by the exons atgactactcaaccaggtacgaattggacgcttcttgaagatgttgcgttgtgtactagttgggttcaagttactcatgattcgattacgggtaatgagatgcagttgcgagaaatgtggagtcttattcataccaattatcttgagaaaatgggtgggcaaagaactaaggaatcgatgtccagtcgttggaaattacttagtcaatcgtttagtacgtggagagacgccttggcacaagctagtggtaatcttcgaagtggggaaaatttaacggatcag gaacttcaagcacaagcttggtatggtgccaaaaccaaaagcaaaaataaaacattCACCCGGtttgaatgttggaatattgtcaaagattgtcctaaatttagAGTTGTGCATGTCGGTCCAGAAGTTTTCATGAACAGCACCCCTCTACACTCTACACCTGAGCATGCCTCGCATGatcatgatgaagatgatgaagaagtgcctgaaacgccccccgttgaacaagcgtcggggtcgacccgttatccaattaggcctcaaggtaagaaggcttcaaagagaaaaggtaatgcttccaagaatgattatgcaaagtatatggaagatcttgcccgccaaggtgaattgaatttggcccggaaaatggctaaatttgaggctgataaggctagagaggatgcaaaagctgcagcttttgagagaaaatttgaagctgatgagagagaaagagaactacttcggcaagaaagggaacatagaagagaagaaagaatggctgaacgagatcgtgacattatgaaggagcctttagaagggaagtctccagactctaaatatttttggaagtcagAGAAAGCGGATGTGTtgcgaaggaggcgtgcaagagaagcgagagcaagaggagatggtcctagcaccacAAGAGAAGATTATCCTAGCATgacaagagaagatcatcctagcaccacaaattggttaggtgATGGTTATCATCCATTCACGaacccataa